The genomic stretch AATGCGGTGTCCTGCAGCCGCACTGCCAGCTTCCGCACCCTCTTCTTATCTTTATCATATTTAATTTAGCGCTTTTCATTGCCTTTTCTCTTGCAGGAACTGTCTCGCGCGCCTTTCCATAGCCCATGCCGATGTGGCCGTTGCGGTTACCAATTATAACGACAGTTGAGAATCTTGGCTTGTTTCCCTCTCTTGTTTTCTTCTGCGTCTGCCTGAAAACCCTTCTCTTACCGCCGCCAAACTTTCCTTTCGACTGGCCGATAAGAAGCAGGTCAATCTCGGCATCAGGCATCAAAATATCAACAATCTCGGGCTCCATTATTTTCAGGCCGTTGTCAATTATCTGGTCAATGTCATTAATCTCCCCGCTTTTCACCTTTTTGCCAATGCTTGTTTTAGGGGTCCATCTTTCCCTGTCAAACGATCCTTTTGGGATTTCCTTCTCAATCTCTTCTTCCTCAGGAACTACTTCTATTACATCTTTGGCTTCTATTTCGAGCTTTTCCTCTTCAGCAACTTCAGGCGCGATTATGCTCTCTTCGGGTTTTTTGATTTCTTCAGTTTTTTCTTCAATATTTTCTTTCTTCATTTTGCCAATATCTTCTCCTTTACACTTGTAAACATTTTTTGAACTTCTTTTTTAGTGTGATCCTGGATGTGCTTCCCGCTTGTCCTGTTCTCGTCAGGCAGTATCTCTTTTGAATGCGGAACATCTATCCCTGCATCAAGCACGCCTTTTAGCGCAGCATATATCCTTGAAGCTTTTATTGATCTCTGCATTCCGATATCGA from Candidatus Woesearchaeota archaeon encodes the following:
- a CDS encoding 30S ribosomal protein S5, whose product is MKKENIEEKTEEIKKPEESIIAPEVAEEEKLEIEAKDVIEVVPEEEEIEKEIPKGSFDRERWTPKTSIGKKVKSGEINDIDQIIDNGLKIMEPEIVDILMPDAEIDLLLIGQSKGKFGGGKRRVFRQTQKKTREGNKPRFSTVVIIGNRNGHIGMGYGKARETVPAREKAMKSAKLNMIKIRRGCGSWQCGCRTPHSIPFKVVGKCGSVRLTLMPAPKGTGLVLEPECQKILRLAGIKDAWSDSLGQTVTKVNLVNACFEALKQTMKMKASTRNIEETGAAEGRVKK